A portion of the Musa acuminata AAA Group cultivar baxijiao chromosome BXJ1-1, Cavendish_Baxijiao_AAA, whole genome shotgun sequence genome contains these proteins:
- the LOC135592746 gene encoding formin-like protein 8, which translates to MWPVQEPPIDKELEVARILCDLDEFHLEDEFRRSNLSLVAGMPSWGTKKPRTLRHKPPGPLPPPPPTLPSPPSVPSPPLTLPSPPSVPPLPLPLLFQAHLIIVGGDNDDAGPSAVATSDQGRHTVEDDTGSNAALPSLPGIRPEHNDAVATSGQGWHSVDDDVGPSAPATSVLGNRSEHDDALATSGQGTHNVDGDAGPIAAPP; encoded by the exons atgtggccGGTGCAGGAGCCGCCGATTGATAAAGAACTCGAGGTGGCTCGCATTCTGTGCGATCTCGACGAATTCCACCTCGAGGACGAATTCCGCCGCAGCAACTTATCCCTCGTCGCCGGCATGCCTAGCTGGGGCACCAAGAAGCCCCGCACTCTTCGTCACAAACCGCCCGGTCctctccctccccctccccctactCTTCCAAGTCCACCTTCTGTCCCTTCCCCTCCCCTTACTCTTCCAAGTCCACCTTCTGTCccgcccctccccctccccctcctcttccAAGCCCACCTTATAAT AGTCGGCGGCGACAACGACGACGCCGGGCCGAGCGCAGTGGCGACCTCGGATCAGGGCAGGCATACGGTGGAAGACGACACCGGGTCGAACGCGGCGCTGCCCTCACTTCCGGGGATTCGTCCTGAGCACAACGACGCGGTGGCGACCTCGGGTCAAGGGTGGCATTCTGTGGACGACGACGTCGGGCCAAGCGCGCCGGCGACCTCCGTTCTGGGGAATCGTTCTGAGCACGACGACGCGTTGGCAACCTCGGGACAGGGGACGCACAATGTGGACGGCGACGCCGGGCCGATCGCCGCGCCGCCCTAG